atgattgttttcttatttactgaacCGGTTTCATAATAAATCTTTTATAATCCTTGTATTACCTTTTCCGTGTTATGTTTTTAGCTGTAATATCTTTGTTCGTACACATGGGGGCGCaagaaaattacagtaaataacgGAAAATAACACTGTTTGGTTAACAAATCAGCATTTCTTCTAGAAGACTGTTGTCTGCTGTAATTCTAGCAAATTGTGTTTATTGTTAGCCACTATTTTACCTCTAGCAGTTTTCAATATCGAATGATGGAATCTTCAGTTAACTGAGACGCGGGAATGTgacgttcaaaaaaaaaaaattccgttaTAAATCTGCGTTCTATCATCACCATCGCAACCAACCGCGCGGGGAATGGGAATGATTCTGACGCCTGTGGTTAAAGCGCTTGACTGCGGCGCGGGGCTGCGCATGCGCGTTGCTGACGTcggtttctgtgtttgtgtgagtgagacaGCAGAGGTtgctgatgagagagagagactgaaacaTCATCCGTCGACTAAAAACCAAGACCTCACAAGCTCATCCTACATCTCGGATTTCAGGTTAACGGATAAACCGCAGCCGAGGGATTAAAATAAAAGGGATTCGCGCTCTATTTGTGGGATTACCGGTGGTCTCGCGCTGATTTGATCCCGCTAACAGGCTAATAACAAGCGCAGGTGGATGACTCGCGAGACTCGACCTGGATGTTGGCCTGTTTTTACGAAAGACAAACTGAGGAATCAAACACCTAGCATCTaaccaaataataaattaaatcaagtcTGACGGGAACCAGAAACATCACGGgtcttcttttattttcaaatgagcGGGGGTCGTGTGTTGGGTTTACCTCATATGTGCTGATGCTAACTACGCTAGAACAATCTAACGTTATCATTTAAgggttttcgttttttttttttttttttttttttttttttttttttactctaataaCACATTAACAGCTGTTTAAAACAGTCAGTTGTGCTTAACATGTAAAAATGACACGTTAAGATTTATTCTCTCTGACATAAGAGACAATCCGAGTAAAATGATTGAATATACTGCCTCGTGTTTATACATCATAGCCAGACTTTAATAATATAAGTAGTTAATCCAGGGTCAAGCCTGTTATAAGTGTACCATTAATGTGAATTTATAATGATTTACTTAAAAGgcagttttttttaacactaGGAAGTTAAAGGTTATGGGATTTGGATATACAGTGTTATATTGGCAATTATAAAGCTCTCTATTATATGTAATTGTGTGTATTCTCTTATACATGTATAGATtctaaaattgttattttcatgAATTTTTGAGGTTTATGGGTAGCAATCTTAAGTATTGTAGATCAACATGTTTTGAGAAGACTTGTGTCAAGTGGATTCGATTTTGAATGCAGAACATGGAAACGGGgccaacattttttatttttttcctatggaGAGGTTTGCATATCAGAAAAATATCTCAGTCCATATGAGCTGTATTACAGCAATGAAACATTATCCCTGTGTCCGCATAAGTAAACAGTAGTTGATCATTTACAGGGAGGTGGACGCTTACGCATGGGTCTCCGCAAGGATATTAATTTTGGTGCGTATGCTGGAAGAGGCCACCATTTGCTTTTGAATTCTGAACATTATTACCTTGTGGGATCATAAAGGATTGGAATTTCTGGAATATTTCCATTTGTCAGAGGAGAGAGCTCTTCTTTTCGATGGAGCAAGTTCTCTCCAGCCCTCAGGGGTGTTCTGAGTGGGATATGAATGGGAAAGCTGAGTGGGAATCCGAGCAGAATCCCCTCGGATTTCTCCTAATGGATAAAGACAACAGTTCTGTCGGTGAATCTACTAGTGAAATTTTTCAGGAGAACGGCATAAACCTAGATGACCTATTTTGGTCCTCTCCGTATTCTGGGCAGATGTATTCCTGGGAAAATGATTTGGAATGTGTCTATCCCGATTGGAAGACTCAGCCTCTTCCTTCCCAAGATCTCAAAGGAGAGGGTTCTCCTGGAAGTTTGCAAATGGTTGATGGAGATCTCATCTGTTTTAATTCTAGATCTACTAGTCCTACGGTCTCAAATATTCAAGTGCAGAATCAAAGCAACTTTTATGGCCTTCCCGAGCAGGTGCCGGATTTCCTGCAACCGGTGGAGGTTACTGCCACTTCAAATCCTCTAGATGTGTACACTAGTATTATTGACCCGCTACTACAAGAAACCCACCTCCTTGAGGACGCACATTTAACAAACTGTGAGTTCAGCCGTAATTCCCTAGAGGAAAGAACATTTGTGAACAATGATAGTCATAGCTTGCTTCCAGACGGGACTCATCTCGCTCTGGATTCTGAAGGTTTGTTGCCCGTCTCTCTTGTGGAGTTGACATGTACAGATACAAACTCAAATCCCAAGCCTTCAGTTATATGTCAGACACCTCCAGAACATATCTACCTCCCATCCTCAGCCCTTCCCCGTGAGCTCACCCCTCCGAAGATACCACCACCTGTTCTGCCACATCACGAGGGTAGTGCACCCCTGCCAATAGATGAGGTAGAGATGTTGTTACCCGGGCTGCTGGTTGGAGGTCTGTACTCTGAACAGGAGGGTAGTAAGCCCTCAGCTAGTAACAAGACCCATGACGATGATCTACTGAGCCAAGAGACGACAGACACTAACATGGAAACAACACAGCTATCTTCTGAAGCAGAGACTGTTTGCATATCATCTGAACTTCGtgaagaaatgttgtgtgttttatccACAGAATGCACATTTGATGTACCATTGGAAATGGCTGGAGAAGAGATAGAGGAGGAGGTTGTGTCCAATGCTACGACTGATAACGTTTTTTATGAACCTGAAACAGGACTCACACTAATTTCTTTTGATTTACAATCGGAAGATCCTTCAACTGAAAGCCTGCTTGACAAAGACGAACATGAGTCCACAACAGCCTTGCCACTCAGCACATCTGAGCATAATGCCTTAATTGAGCTCTCACCTGAAGATGACATCTTACCTGAGGGCCACATCCAGCCCACTCATTCAACTGAGGCTGAAGCCTTATCTGTGGTGTCCCATGATGGAGATATTCCTGATTCCATGTTTGAAATCTCTTGCGAAGCTGTGACATCTTTAGACTGTGTAATTCCACCTGTGACAGATGCTACTGAGCTAACAGAACAGGAGAAATGTGACGCAGACTCACCCGATCTTGAATCGAATGCACTCACCCTTGAATTTCAGGATGATGcaacaaatgtaaaaacagacAACGTAGACGATGACCCTGAGGCTATGGAGACACAGCGAGCTGATCGTTCACCCACAATAGGTAACAAAGAGGACTTAGACACACTCAAAGTTTTAGAGATTTCAGATTTGCATCAAAATCAAGAGGCAACCAATTTGGAAAGCAAGtcggacagtttgcaaactgtttatttaaatctAGATGACAGTAAAGCTGACAACAACCAAGAATTGATTGCAATGAGTGAAACCTGTCAGGAGCTAGTCAGTGCTCAGCAAAAAGAGGAAAATCTCACATCTTTGGACCAACTGAATGACACTTTGACTGCAAACTCAAGTGCAATTGTAATAGATACACCTGAAGAAAATGCAGCAGCTCACAAGGACGGCCTCAATACACAGCTGAACGTCGAAGAGAAACTTCACGGTGAGTCTTCACAGGGAAGGGAGAGATCAGATTGCAGTTTGTCTACTCCAAATCAAGTCATACCTCATTGCGCAAGTAAACCTGATTTTTTAGAGTCCACTCCCCTCACCTGTGCAGGTGATCAGCTGACTGTGACGGGTGGACTAGGGGGGCCGGATCTTACAGAGACCACAGAGACTCCCAGCCAATTGCGTGACGTTATAGGAGAGGGAAAGGTGGGGTTTCCTGCTCAGCTTACACATCAGGAGGATTTCCATCAGCTGACACCATCACAGATAGACCTGGCACAAGAGCAACAAGTGAGCTCAGTCGCCCCCAGCTCTCCTCCCTCACATAGAGATGCGTTTCCCTGTGGAGCCAGCCTGGATGGGGAGGCCTACCTGACCTTGATGGAGAATAATCCTGATTCTCCCAACATTCCCAAACATGCAGAAATGACTCTGGATCTGTGCAAGGCCTCAGATGCTCTGCCGACCGAATCGCTCCATGACCAGAGGGTCCCGGTGGATTTGATAAACGTGCCTATAGTTTCCGCGACAGCCCATAAAAGCGAGGAGCAGTCTGCTCTCAGAGCAGTTTTCCAGGCTTTGGATCAGGACGGTGATGGATTTGTCCATATTGAGGAGTTCGTCGAGTTTGCAAAAGCATATGGAGCCGAACAGGTCAGTTTTTGGTGTATCCGTGTCtatttgtgagtgtttgtggtgGCTAaatgttggggggggggtgtaaatgttataaaaatgctttatgatTGCAGGACAGAGCGTGTCTTCTCTTGGTTCCCAAAGCTCATAGTGAAACTTGATCATGGTGACACCCAAGAACTGCTCTTTTATTATTCAAACCCTCGAAGACCGAGAATACCACTCTTGTCCTGCATCTCTCGCTCTTTCTTTCATGGTGTCTGTCTTTACTTTTTTAACTGTCAGCTGTTTTGCATCAGTTTTAATGATCTATGcaagtattaataaaattttcAGTATTTCAGTCTTGTAATGATGTCTCAAACTTTAAACCgaagtttattgtttatttatatttacatatttaattacatgGTAACTTGTAATAATTGCTGTATCTTAACTTGAACATCAGCTTTTTAAAAGAACGTTCCAGTTAAGATATTTTCAAGTTgtccagtgtttaaaaaaaaacaagttgaggTTATGGTGAGATGTTTACAatggaaatacatttttgagGCTTTAAACATGGAAATGTGAAGttcatcgatttttttttttttttctttttttttgaaatttctttCATTAAGTCTTCTGTTAAAAGTTGTGAATTATTTGAGCGTTCAAGCTCTTTAAAACCCCctttttacagcagttttatgGCATTGCATTGTCAGTATGCAAATAACTTTGCATAGAAATGGTTAGGAATTTTTTACGTTGAAACATTTTTGTGGCTATTGAAACAGACTACTATTGAATACtgttttttgctcattttaaagaaaaagagggaCAAGTAGCAATTACTTTTTTGCAACATTATGTCACAGGTTTTGTCAGTTTTAGCTTAATTTGTTCTAAAACAGGAATATTCCTGATAGTtaagtagaaaataaaatgtgatgaCACCTTAAACGAGGGAAGATCAATAATAGGTAATGTATGGCTGAAATGTATGAATTGGTTTGTGTTTGAAATGCATGAGTTCATCTAACAAAATATGATCCTCTATATTGTTTGATGAGCCTTAATGATGTTGCCCTTGTGTTTATATTTGGCAGATCAGTAGAAAAGTGATGCTAGATATTCAGAAGgaggatgtatttattttcaatctGCTTTTGAAACCTAACATTGAGCACTGGATGTACCGATTTCAAAATCCCTCTGTGGTTATTTTGCAGTTCAGATGAGAATATAGATCTGCGTTCCTGTTAACTACTGATCCCCCAGACACATGCCATTGTGCATTTAAGAGAGGATGGATTTGATGTAGGAAGTCTGGCTCTTTTGTGACTGTTAAAACTGCTGATACAATCAGCTGAAAGGTTAAACGGGCAGATAGAGGGGGGTGCATGGACAAATAAACTTTTATTCGTCTTTTCATAATTGTTATTCATCTTTTCTTAAATGCACATGCACTGTACATAGGTAAtgaaacattacttatttttgcatttgtcttTGAGCTCAGTCTGATTTTGCAGTGAGCTTGTGACAGTGTGATGGGTTTAAACTTTAACTTCCCTGTCATGAGAAAAGCATCACATATTTGCAACACTAAGCAAGTTTGTGTGTTCTTTAAGGTAGTATATGGTTTCAGGAATGAAACTGCAAATCATACACCGTTCCAGCCTCGAGGGTCATTCCTTTGTCTGTGTGACTGTGATTGGACTCAAATTTGCACTGGTTTCTTCTCGTGATAAGAGCTTGCTCAGCTGGTTGGCTCACTGAGCTGGTTTATGACTAAAAGGATAGAGAGTAATAAACTTAACGAAGAATCAGGGAGACCGAAAGTGATATGATGTAAAAAGAaatgctgagtgtgtgtgtgtggattgtaTTGGTCGCAGATGTTTTCAAGACACACTGGAGAGAgattgtgtctgtgtgcatgtgtctttCATTATGATGTCATTTCCATGTCGTTTTTATCTGTGTGATACGGTTGCTATGGGATTGTGTGACGTCAGATGCAAATTCTTACCCAGAAGTAGCGTTTTCCAGGAAGGAACTGGTAATTAGCATCAGGTAACAGAGCAAAACTGTCCGTGTGTGAGTCTGACTCTATGAGAAAGCTGTtactgtgctttttaaaatgctagaaagtgaaaagaataaataagaataaagaaTCATTTCTCTGTATGGGATGAATTAGCTTGTGAAGACCTATAAACCCTAGTGTTTTAATTAAGATCAACGGCCTGaggtttttaatgatttttttctgatgtGTGAAATCAAAGTGACGCCACTCATGTGACTGATTCGTGACTCACCGGTTTTCACACTTTGACATGAGAtgcttttatatactgtacagggGGTGAAACAGCTCCTCGCCTGCCCCACGGTACAGTCATTACCTAAAGCagtcatttgattaattaaaggAAATTTTATTGTAGAGGTGATAAAATACCAGGAATAGGCCTGTTGCAGTAATCAATATATCGACATATCGTGCAATATATCTACATGACTTCAATAATTTTTGGTGATGCAATATCGCAccttatatttacttaaaaatttgtgtttttacattcCATTTGCGCCtgtgtcttttgcagcttctTGTACATAACGTGGTGTAGTCATGAGGTGCTAGttccaatttaaaaaaagcttctACAAAAAAAGTTTCATCTGCAGATATGGACTTGTTTAGGGAGCTGTGCATTTGTGCGTACGGACAGAAgtgattgtgtttttcagcaatagCGTGCACCCTAAAGTTACAGAGAAAACAAGGTCAGGGAAAAATCTGTAGATGGATAAATCTCCAtactttgtgcatttttccttttttctactcgttactttgcactttttgttagaaaatgtttgtttactatttatttatttaagttttttaaggtATCTAATGTTTTGAtactaaatattcttaaaaatttaaagtttgttgcattattatgctgtaatattataattatatattcagtggcataaaatggtcttaaaatTACAATGATATCACTTATCGCAattatttctggggcaatatATCACACAACAAAAGTTGTTATTGTGATAGAAATGTATTGATAAACAACTTgtgtattatagttattttagtatttttatgtactgttatagtttttattcatattttgaattggcaatatatatacatacacatatgtatatgtgtgtgtgtgtatatatatatatatatatatatatatgggtatatatatatatatatatgtgtgtgtgtgtgtgtgtgtgtgtgtatatattttatttattttatttttttatttacttatttttttttattcagttttctttttaatttgattcaagttttggtaaattgtatttatttatttttaaatatgactgtttagttgtaattgtttttattttcaattttagttaattttaattttttttgttatttattgtatattagtttttgtttgtaacAATAACTCTGTTTCCTACATAGTAATTTAAAGTCATCATTTacgcaccctcatgtcgttccaaacctgtatgagtttctttcttttgttaaacacaaaagaagatattttgaagaatgttggtaacgaAACCTTTGACTTACATAGCATCTTTTTGTATGTGTAAATCGGTGCCTTTAAGAgttaaaatatcacacacacaaacagagtttAATGTTTAGGCAACAGTTTGATGTTTTGATCTCTCGGTTGGAGGTATTTGAACATGTTTGGTGTTTTTCTTTTAGAGCTCTGATTCTGGAACTCACGACTGTCCTGCTGGATATCAGTTCTGCTGTTGCCTGGTTACAGACTTTGTGTCTGGTATCTGGAGTGTATGgagactgtttgtgtgtgtgtctgttagagAGAATGTGTGTTTTACCAGCTTATATTGGGGACGGACAgacgtttgtgtgtgttttgtttatccTTGAGTTCCAAAAaactttgtaatgttttgttcctAAATAGGAGATGCTAAAATGAGCTCACGAGTCTCttattctcactttttttttttttgatgatataaTTTGTGCAGGGGAAATTAATGTctttacatattaataaaaaaaatacttaaaatcacatttcattctttctttttttaattttttttaaccctttttgtGTGAgaatcagtttgtgtgtgttttgttgtcacTAAATGTATGATATTGTGGTCCATGATGCAGCTCTGATTGTGTAAGATGaatagtttgtgtgttttttcgtGTTTGTTGAGTGGCGTGTGTTTGTGGTTTCAGGTGAAGGACCTGACACGGTTCTTGGATCCCAGTGGTCTGGGTGTGATCAGTTTTGAGGATTTCCACAGAGGCATCAGCGCAATCAGCAATGAAGGTACAGCAGCACATACAAACGCACTCAAGGCATGATTTTAGCATGTTGGGAGTTTCCATTAACATCTGTTGTTCTTAATTAGAGATCAATTTTACTGTAGACTAATCCAAACCCTGAAATAGAATTTTAGCCAATTTCAGaagagaataaaaatattatttaaaccctTTAATCATTTTTACAAACATCTCCAAAAGGAGTTTTTCAGGTTTGGCTTTCATTATCAGTTTTGCCCTCAAAAGAACAGCCAAGTCAGAAACACAAACATCTTGTTTTCTTGATGACTGTGTGATAATCTGACACTATTTAGAAATGATTTTTTCCTGATTGAGAGTTCACATCTCCTGAAATACTGTGTAGAAAAACAAAGTGCAAAATAATGAGTCAGAGCATCTGTGAATTACTCGCAGTGAATCACACCGCTGAAATGGAAATTGAGTTTCTTATAGAGAAAAGAATATCCGAAGAGCTTTTGTCTTGCCACACAGGAGCATTAATATGACTGGTATATTTAGTTATAGCTAGATTAAACATTCAAACTAAGTGAATTCATTCCATAATACATAACAGAACCTGATCTTAAATGCAGAAATGATGTGGCAAGGCGTAGATGTCTGCTGTCATAGTTTTCTTGAAGACTTCTGCATTAGACACCTGCTAGACACAGATTTCACTTGTCCAAAGGCAAGCAAATTTGGCTAAATTTAGcacctgctcaccaatggatgctctgcagtgaatgggtgccgtcagaatgagagtccaaacagctgataaaaacataacaccaCTCCAGGCCACTCCAggccatcagttaacatcttacgAATTGAAAAACTAcacatttgtaagaaacaaatccatcattgagcCGTTTTAACTTTGAaccgttgcttccagctaaaatatgagtgttgtggattattgtgatgtttttatcagctgtttggactctcattctgacggcacccattcactgcagaggatccattggtgagcaagtgatgtaaaaccaaatatttaacttattttcctAAAAATGTGGTCTGTGTTGGCTGCTCACTGACTATATTTCAAGCAAATCCATACACTAGCAGTCTCATACACTCTCCATCTCTCTTTAAATCTATTATGATGATGCAGGAATAGCTTAAAGCACTTTGCTTCGGTTATCTACTGATAATACTTCAGTAATGAGGTTGATCATGTTTCTAATGGCCTGCTGGGTGCCCAGTGTTTCACGAATCAGATTTCCCTCTTCATTAATGGATGAGTAACTGGAGCATCTACCTCTTCCGGCTTGTCTATTTGTACTCCATAGCATTTACCAGATTCAAGAGGAAAATATTCCAGATAGCTGAAACTGACTATTACATAAATATCGTTTCCTGGACTCCAGACAGCCCAGTTGCTCAGTGCAGCGTGTTCCATGGTGACTGTTTACAAATGAAACACATAAAGAGAATGTGAATATCATGGATATCatgttttttctatatatatatatatcaatctaaacattataatatacagttatCAGCAGTCCTTTGTCATAATCCTATTTTAAGATGTTGTTCTTTATCAGGTTCTGATCCATATCTCTACAAGACTCATCTCAGTGCAGTGGAAGGCAGTGGACCTCCAGAGGAATATGACGAGGTATGACACACCGACATTGTGGTTATTGTGGCCATTCCTCCTCCCCTCTTGTCATGACaaacataataaatcagaatttcAGGACCCCATTATTGCTGAATCGTGGATTCTAGACCAGCACATTCCACAAATTCCCCAAAAGATGGAAAGACCACAGAACAGGAGAAACAGAGCATGTTTATTGCTCTGctacagcgcctcctgctggctcACTGGTGAAATGTGTATTCAGCTCATTCATTATTTACTAACTGCATATGCAGTAGTATGTCAGAAGggcatattataatattgtagTTAGTTATTGTAGATTATGTAGTTAGGCCTGTTGCCACTGTTCTTCTGGATTCAGTCTGTCTCCGTTTGTtcagtttcttcatgtcattGCAATGccattacaattaatggcaaaaggaatgtttggaaatgtaaactaatatttcctactgacacgcTATTGGAAAGATTGaaataactgtatatatttatacagtacagaccaaaagtttggaaacattactatttttaatgtttttgaaagaagtttcttctgctcatcaagcctgcatttatttgatcaaaaataaagaaaaaaaaatgtaatattgtgatatattattacaatttaaaataattgtttttacatttattatactttaaattatcatttatttctgtgatgcaaagctgaatttttaggatcattatcacatgatcctttagaaatcattctaatatgatgattcattatcaaagttggaaacagttctgccgcttaatattttttcagaacgtgattttttttaggatactttgatgaataaaaagtaaaaaaaaaaaaaaaaaaaagaagctaaatttttttagtttttaaaatataaatattttgtaataacaatatacactactggtcagtaatttgggggtcagtaaatttttttttctttctttttttttttaaataaaatcaatacttttattcagcaaggatgtgttaaattaataaaaagtgatagtaaagaaaatatagtattagaatatatattattataattatttttttattttgaataaatgcagttctttttaaccttttattcatcaaatatattagacagcagaactgtttccaacactcataataaatcagaatattagaatgatttctaaatgatcatgtgatagactggatgttacatgtgacactgaaggctggagtaatgatgctgaaaattcagctttgcatcacaggaataaattattttttttaaagtatattcaaatagaaaactattattttaagttgtaat
This sequence is a window from Cyprinus carpio isolate SPL01 chromosome A24, ASM1834038v1, whole genome shotgun sequence. Protein-coding genes within it:
- the LOC109049169 gene encoding rab11 family-interacting protein 3-like, which produces MEQVLSSPQGCSEWDMNGKAEWESEQNPLGFLLMDKDNSSVGESTSEIFQENGINLDDLFWSSPYSGQMYSWENDLECVYPDWKTQPLPSQDLKGEGSPGSLQMVDGDLICFNSRSTSPTVSNIQVQNQSNFYGLPEQVPDFLQPVEVTATSNPLDVYTSIIDPLLQETHLLEDAHLTNCEFSRNSLEERTFVNNDSHSLLPDGTHLALDSEGLLPVSLVELTCTDTNSNPKPSVICQTPPEHIYLPSSALPRELTPPKIPPPVLPHHEGSAPLPIDEVEMLLPGLLVGGLYSEQEGSKPSASNKTHDDDLLSQETTDTNMETTQLSSEAETVCISSELREEMLCVLSTECTFDVPLEMAGEEIEEEVVSNATTDNVFYEPETGLTLISFDLQSEDPSTESLLDKDEHESTTALPLSTSEHNALIELSPEDDILPEGHIQPTHSTEAEALSVVSHDGDIPDSMFEISCEAVTSLDCVIPPVTDATELTEQEKCDADSPDLESNALTLEFQDDATNVKTDNVDDDPEAMETQRADRSPTIGNKEDLDTLKVLEISDLHQNQEATNLESKSDSLQTVYLNLDDSKADNNQELIAMSETCQELVSAQQKEENLTSLDQLNDTLTANSSAIVIDTPEENAAAHKDGLNTQLNVEEKLHGESSQGRERSDCSLSTPNQVIPHCASKPDFLESTPLTCAGDQLTVTGGLGGPDLTETTETPSQLRDVIGEGKVGFPAQLTHQEDFHQLTPSQIDLAQEQQVSSVAPSSPPSHRDAFPCGASLDGEAYLTLMENNPDSPNIPKHAEMTLDLCKASDALPTESLHDQRVPVDLINVPIVSATAHKSEEQSALRAVFQALDQDGDGFVHIEEFVEFAKAYGAEQVKDLTRFLDPSGLGVISFEDFHRGISAISNEGSDPYLYKTHLSAVEGSGPPEEYDEQAEVSDSAYLGSESAYSECETFTDEDTAALVHPELHEDVETDSGIENTLTDGDDRNRFTLGTDLNGHTLVAVIGGEEEHFEDFGESNNTSDLLLANQEDRGAGPEGEGNTEPLPHPDSPLPRPLMLLSPSSSKRLSSKKAARHLQHSGTLDVMGDLTRDILDLADCDITDKVLLLEKRVCELEKDSVESEEQHARLRQENLALVHRANALEEQLKEQELRTEENLLTHTRKYRDALNKLQRERDLEIENLQARLHQLDEENSELRSCVPCLRANIERLEEEKRKLQDEVDDVTDRLNEEIESRRKMSDKLSHERHTTQKEKECTQGLIEDLRKQLEHLQLFKLETEVRRGRSASSGLQEYNTHMRENELEQEIRRLKQDNRGLKEQNDELNGQIINLSIQGAKSLFSESLSESLAAEINNVSRTELMEAVHKQEEINFRLQDYIDRIIVAIMESNPSILEVK